AGCCCGTCTTATGCTCAGGCCAAGCTCACGCTCGGCCCCCCCGATGACGAATACGAGGACGAAGCGAATCAGGTGGCCGACATGGTGATGCGCATGCCGCAAGGCGAGGCGCTGCAGTCGGGACCAAAGGCCGTTCAGACTCATATCGACACACCCCGCTATTTACAATATTCATCCGCAGCGGCTGTTGCGGCAGCGCCGCCACACTCCCAATCCGGGATCGGTCCCTCGACGGTAACCTCCGCCAAGCTGGCTCGGGCCATCGAGTCGCCGGCTGGCGGTCGGCCGTTGCTCCCCGAGGTTCAGGCACGCGTGGGCCGAGTGCTGGGCCATGATCTGAGCCATGTGCGGGTTCATTCCGATACCCAGGCCGGGCAGGCGGCGCAAGCCATTAACGCCAAGGCCTTTACCCATAAATCCCATGTCTACCTGGGCGATGGACAAAGCGAGCACGAACTCGGCTTGATGGCCCATGAGGCCACTCATGTGGTACAGCAGGGAGCTGGTCAGGGAGCCATGGTGCAACGCAATCCCAATGATGATGAAGCCGAAGACGCAGCGGGCGAGGCGCCGTCGGTTGTGTCACCGGCGCGCCGTCGGGAGGCGAATGTCGGGACCTTCTTTAGCCAGTTGCCGGAACGTTCAGCGCAACAACAGGCCAGCCTGGACACTATTTTGGATGCCTATGAACTGTATCGCTTGATCGAACAAAAAGAAGCGATGGAGCGGCGCTTTGCTTATCAAGAGCGCCGCGGGATGGGGATAGTGCGTTTCACTTCCCACAATATGCAATTAATGCAGCGTATCCAGAGTGAAATCGACAGCGAGTGTCAGCGCTTGGGGCTGGCCAATGAGATGGTTGCCAAAACACTGATAAGGCAGCATATGCCGGTGATGGTGCTGCGGCGTGCCAAGCAGGCGGCCATCGCGTTGTTGAATAAAAACGAGGCAATGGCGCGCGCGGAAATGGAGCGCTATTCAGAACTGGTGTGCAGCCCGGATATTGACGGGCTGCTGGATGCGGATGGTGAACTGGCGGCGCGACGCAATGAAATACAAATGACTCAATATGAGATAGAGCGCGCCTCCATGTACATATCCGCGGTCCCGGCCGGCGTGCCTACAACGGCCGAGGAGTATGGCATACCGCCTAGCGAAGCATCGATAATGTATGTTATTTCCCGTATCGATGAGTATCGAGAACGTCTGAGCAATCAGCAGCAAGAGTATGAGCAAATGCGCGCACGTTTCGGTCAGGCGTTTCCCATACTGCTAACCGAAGGTTATGAGCCCGGGCGTTTTTCGTCGGCACCACCCGAACAGTTGGCACAGCTCACCGCCGAACCGCTGCAAGAGATCATCGAGAATATCCATGACGTCAAAGAGGCGGTGCGTGAAGATGAGATGAAAGTCTGGAATATGCAGCAGGTAATCGATATTGCGATAACGGACATGGGGATCGCTGCGATTCCGGAATACGTGGAGATCGTAACCAGGCATATCGAACGTCAACTGCATGATAGCGCTTTTATGGAACTGGTTAAATCCGCGTTGGCGATTACGACCACGGTTATTGCAGGCCTGATCGGCGGACCACTGGGGGCGGGACTGGTGGGTGGTGCATGGGGCGGCTATTTCCTCAGTGAGAGTGCCGGTCGATACATGATGGAGTCAGCGGCGGAGAATGTCGCCATGGATCCGGCAGTGCGGGATATTTCAGTCAACGAGCCGGAGTTGATTTGGGTTGTGGTCGATGTGGTCGGGCTGGGGTTGGAAGTAGGCCCATTGGTGCGGACGATTCGACCCTTGGCGCGGAGCGCGCTACGGACACGACGTATCGCCGAATTCGCCCGCGCGGTCAGGCGTATTGCACCCGACGCGGCGGAGCGTTTGATCGGCAGTCTGCGGCGCCGCTTGGGGCGAGAGGCGGTTGATGAAGGTGCCGACGCCGCCAGAGCGGCACATGCCCTGGGCGAAGGGCGTAACCTGGATGAGTATTTGCAGGCACTCCGCGCCGAACGCCATGAAGCCGGCACGGTCGGTCGTAGTTGGGACTATGACCATCATCCCCAGGGCCTGCCGGATAGTCGCTGGCAGCCCGGCGATCCCATCGATATGCCCAATACCCAGGGAACGTACCCCGCCTACGACAGGGCCCGGGGACGATATTGGCGCAACCGTGCCCACTTCGAATTAGAGGCCAGGGCACGGGGAGGAGCGGCGCGCCGTCCCGGTGTGACCACTGATCCCGTTTCAGGCTTGAGCGATGACGAACTGCGCCGTATGCGGGACAGTGGGCGGGCGCCGGAATATGCCTTTGGTAATCGCGCCGGACAGACCTGGGAACTGGAGCACCACGGAGTACCGCAACGGGTGGGCGGTTGGTTGCGTGAATTGGGATTTGATAGCCCCGGCGAGGCCAGCCGTCTTATCGAGGCGTCCCGCCCCGGTTCATTGATGGAGGTCACACCGCTCGAACACGCCTTCTTCGACGTGGAAGCACATGGCTTTGGACGCTTAAGGGCCGATGTCAGCGGTGTCCGCTGGGGTGGTACCGCCGCGGCCGATGTACGGGGCGCACGGCCACTGTATCATATGTCTGATGACACGATTCGCGAGATCGTTGCGCGTGCTGCCAACGAGGGAATGGACTTTTCAAAGAGCGCGGCGACACGGCAATTGCGCGATGCGCTGGAATCGGAAATCAGTTCAAGGGGCTTGGGTCTTTCGCTGCATTAGGGGGACTAAGCGGCTCCATTCGGGGAGGGGTTGAAGTGAATAGCCAACTTGAATCAAACACCGAAGGGCGCAGTTATCGTACCCCTGCACCGCTTGA
Above is a window of Gammaproteobacteria bacterium DNA encoding:
- a CDS encoding DUF4157 domain-containing protein, which translates into the protein MEAAVQSKEDESSAKATQQATPEPQAAETAATGITAGMPLYLGGGTCSTSPLPPGTNTARAIQCRVEAEEQDEEELLQAKCCVGTTTSQPQDEESFQPARPSPSYAQAKLTLGPPDDEYEDEANQVADMVMRMPQGEALQSGPKAVQTHIDTPRYLQYSSAAAVAAAPPHSQSGIGPSTVTSAKLARAIESPAGGRPLLPEVQARVGRVLGHDLSHVRVHSDTQAGQAAQAINAKAFTHKSHVYLGDGQSEHELGLMAHEATHVVQQGAGQGAMVQRNPNDDEAEDAAGEAPSVVSPARRREANVGTFFSQLPERSAQQQASLDTILDAYELYRLIEQKEAMERRFAYQERRGMGIVRFTSHNMQLMQRIQSEIDSECQRLGLANEMVAKTLIRQHMPVMVLRRAKQAAIALLNKNEAMARAEMERYSELVCSPDIDGLLDADGELAARRNEIQMTQYEIERASMYISAVPAGVPTTAEEYGIPPSEASIMYVISRIDEYRERLSNQQQEYEQMRARFGQAFPILLTEGYEPGRFSSAPPEQLAQLTAEPLQEIIENIHDVKEAVREDEMKVWNMQQVIDIAITDMGIAAIPEYVEIVTRHIERQLHDSAFMELVKSALAITTTVIAGLIGGPLGAGLVGGAWGGYFLSESAGRYMMESAAENVAMDPAVRDISVNEPELIWVVVDVVGLGLEVGPLVRTIRPLARSALRTRRIAEFARAVRRIAPDAAERLIGSLRRRLGREAVDEGADAARAAHALGEGRNLDEYLQALRAERHEAGTVGRSWDYDHHPQGLPDSRWQPGDPIDMPNTQGTYPAYDRARGRYWRNRAHFELEARARGGAARRPGVTTDPVSGLSDDELRRMRDSGRAPEYAFGNRAGQTWELEHHGVPQRVGGWLRELGFDSPGEASRLIEASRPGSLMEVTPLEHAFFDVEAHGFGRLRADVSGVRWGGTAAADVRGARPLYHMSDDTIREIVARAANEGMDFSKSAATRQLRDALESEISSRGLGLSLH